From the Rattus norvegicus strain BN/NHsdMcwi chromosome Y, GRCr8, whole genome shotgun sequence genome, one window contains:
- the LOC120099591 gene encoding endogenous retrovirus group K member 19 Env polyprotein-like, giving the protein MPNHQFGSQTDSSGQPKETDIRPPRRKRPNRRIMRNLAKKIKATRLEPKIKPRQTPTWTQLKTLTAQAKEVLKAAHAPETATLLFVAMLAVMSAPTALGESYWAYLPKPPILHPVGWEVSDHIKVLTNQTLVIGGSPDFHLLKNSSGYVDFEGKSDSLPICFSFSPSVPVGCFQVGKSVFNTDTPTLDNTKPDGKGNGRRMWELWMTTMCDKEEKSQHYTTAKNLPPRYPHCRAAFKKDALWEGDENAFPRWLPCAFPDNGIPLPRFKQISIWCFLKKKKRRNCHACSRDNRAPGQT; this is encoded by the exons ATGCCGAATCACCAATTTGGGTCCCAGACAGACTCATCAGGCCAGCCAAAGGAAACGGACATCCGTCCCCCACGCCGCAAGAGGCCGAACCGCCGGATAATGCGGAACCTGGCCAAAAAGATCAAGGCGACTCGCCTAGAGCCAAAAATAAAACCACGCCAGACGCCGACGTGGACGCAACTTAAAACCCTGACAGCTCAGGCAAAGGAAGTATTGAAGGCTGCACATGCCCCGGAAACGGCAACCTTGCTGTTTGTGGCTATGCTTGCAGTCATGAGTGCGCCCACCGCTTTAGGGGAAAGTTATTGGGCTTACTTACCAAAGCCACCCATATTACATCCTGTAGGGTGGGAGGTGTCGGATCACATCAAGGTTTTAACCAATCAAACATTAGTGATAGGGGGATCGCCTGACTTTCACCTTCTAAAGAACAGCTCGGGTTATGTAGATTTTGAGGGAAAGTCCGATTCTCTGCccatttgcttctctttctccccttcagTGCCAGTGGGCTGTTTTCAAGTAGGAAAAAGTGTGTTTAACACAGATACCCCCACCTTGGACAATACCAAACCAGATGGAAAGGGCAATGGGCGGCGTATGTGGGAATTGTGGATGACCACCATGTgtgataaagaagaaaaaagtcaacATTATACCACAGCAAAGAATCTTCCGCCGCGCTACCCCCATTGCAGAGCAGCATTTAAAAAGGACGCCCTTTGGGAGGGAGATGAGAATGCTTTCCCGCGCTGGCTTCCATGTGCCTTCCCTGACAATGGG ATTCCATTGCCCAGGTTCAAGCAGATCTCAATTTGgtgctttttgaaaaaaaaaaaaaggaggaactGCCATGCCTGCAGCAGAGATAACCGAGCTCCGGGGCAGACATGA